Genomic DNA from Deltaproteobacteria bacterium:
GGCTGAAACCGGTTCGTCGGCGATGATCAGTTTGGGGCTCAAGGCCAGGGCCCGGGCCACACAGACCCTCTGACGCTGTCCACCGGAAAACTCGTGGGGGTAGCGATAAACGTGCTCGGGCCGAAGGCCCACGAGGGCTGCTAATTCCTCCCTTCTTTTTTTTCTCTCATCCCTGGAGTAAAGTCCATGTACAGCGAAAGCCTCGCCGATGATCCTGCCCACGGTTTTCCTGGGGTTCAGGGATGAGTAAGGGTCCTGGAAGATGATTTGCATATCCCGACGAATCGTTCGCATTTCCGAGCGATTCAACCCCGCTATATCTCGACCCTCGAAGAGGATCCGTCCACCGGTGGGTTCCTCGAGCCTGAGGATGCAGCGGCCGATGGTGGTCTTGCCGCACCCGGACTCTCCCACCAGTCCGAAGGTCTCTCCTCGGCGGATGGTGAGAGATACACCGTCTACGGCCTTTACGAAGTGTTTCGGCTTCCTGAAAAATCCTCCGCCTATGGGGAAGTATTTTTTCAGTTCTTCTATCTTCAGTAACGCATCTCTATTCATAGAGCCAACATCGCACTCCATGGCCTTCCTGGATTCGGATCAGGGGGGGCGGCTCCTCACGGCATTTTTTTAAGGCCCGGGGACACCGTTCCCGGAAAGTGCAGCCTTCCGGAAGGTGAAAAAGGCTGGGGACCAGGCCCGGGATGACCTCCAGGTGCTTGTCCTTTTGGATTGGCTTCGTGATACTGGGAATGGAGGCCATCAACCCTTGGGTATAAGGATGAAAAGGATTTCTGAAAAGGGCCTTGACCTTCGCTTCCTCCACTACTTGGCCCGTGTACATCACCGCCACCCGGCTGGCCATTTCGGCAATAACTCCAAGATCGTGGGTAATCAGGAGAACAGCTGCGCCCATCTCCTCCTTGAGCTCAATGAGCAGGTCGAGGATCTGGGCCTGTATGGTCACGTCCAGGGCTGTGGTGGGTTCGTCGGCAATAAGGAGGGAGGGACGACTGGAGAGGGCCATGGCGATCATGACCCTCTGGCGCATGCCCCCGCTGATCTGGTGGGGGTATTCCCCGAATTTTCTGGAAGGGTCCGGTATGCCGACCTTAATTAGCATCTCCAGGGCCGTTTCCTTTGCCTCGGCCTTCGAGACCCCCCGGTGAATCCTGATGATTTCCGTCATCTGGGCGCCGATCGTGAAAACCGGGTTCAGGGAGGTCATAGGCTCCTGGAAAATCATGGAAATGGAACGCCCCCGGATCCTTCGCATTTTCGCTTCACTCAGCCGAAGCAAATCCTGGCCCCTGAACAGGACACGGCCCTTCAGGATGCGCCCGGGAGGATCCGGAATGAGCCGGATCACGGAAAGAGCGGTTACGCTCTTGCCGCACCCGGACTCCCCAACCAACCCGAAGGTTTCACCCTCTTGGATGGTCAAGTCCAGCCCCTTCACCGCGAGGGCCGTTCCCTCATCGGTATTGAATCGGGTATGTAGATTTTTTACTTCCAGAAGTGGCTCAACCATTTTTTAAAGAGAAGAAGAAAATAATGTAATTCCTGAATCTTGCATAAACAATCTTGAACCCGTTAAAAAATTCATTGAAATTCCCCCTGTTAGGTCATAACCAGAGGGGGATGGAAGTTCTGCCCGATGGGTGAGAACAGAATAAAGAGTAATATTTCAAGATTGTTTACCCTTCGGGAGCGTCGATTTTACCCGGGATCTGCTTCTTTATCGACCGCTCGCGGTAGGAGAGTATAGCTGCGCGGTCGATGCCTCGCATCTTCGGCAAACTCGACGCTTGCAAGATCCAGGTATTTGTCGTTTTCCCGACATCGGAGCGTTGAATCCTTCACTTCAATCGCAGCTTGGGATTGAACACCTCCCTTAACCCGTCGCCGATCAAGGTACAGCCGGCAACCCCCAACATGATGAACAGACCCGGGAAGACGGTGGTCCACCATTGGCCGTTTATGATGTATTGCCTCCCCTCGGCGATCATAAGGCCCCATTCGGGGGTGGGTAACTTGGCGCCAAGGCCGATGAAGCTCAGACTGGCCACCCATAGGACTCCGTAACCAGTATAGATGGTTCCCTGGACGATCAGGGGAGTCATGCAGTTGGGCAGCACATCGGTCAGGATGATCCTGAGATGCCCGGAACCCAGGGCATAGGCCGCTTGTATGTAATCCATGCGCTTCACCTGGATAGCCCGGCTGCGGGCCATCCGGGCGAAGATGGGGATGTAGGAGATACCGATGGCCAGGGCTGCGTTGAGCAGGGAAGGTCCCAATCCCGAAACGATCGCCATGGCGAGGATCAGGGGAGGAAACGCCAGCAGCACGTCGGCCACCCGCATGAAGACCATGTCGATTCCCCGTCCGAAGTAGCCCGAAACGAGTCCCAGCGGCGTACCCGCGAGGATCCCGACCATCACTGCCACCAGGGCGGAAAGCAGGGTATAGCGCGCACCGGCGAATATCCGGCTCATGATGTCCCGGCCGTAATTGTCGGTCCCAAAGGGATGGGACAGGGTAGGGCCCATGAGTTTTTCCTTGAAGCAGGTCCCCAGGGGATCGTGGGGGGCCAGGGCTTCTCCGAAGAGGACCAGAACGAAGACCACGGCCAGGATCGCCAAACCTGCGATTGCCGGCTTGTTCTTCATGAACAGGCGAAATTTATAGCGGAGAGAATTGGTATCTATCGGACTTTCTTCACTCGGTTTCATGGCCCATTACTCCAATTGTACTCTGGGATCGATCAATCGATATGAGATATCCACGATCAGGTTGATCACTGCGAAGATGAGCACGTAGAAGAGGATAAATCCCTGAAGTCCCGCATAGTCCAGGTATTGGATCGATTCCACGGCGAAGGATCCCACTCCCGGCCAGGCGAAGATCACCTCCGTCAAGACGGATCCGCCTAGGAGACCTCCGTAAATGGCCCCGGCCATGGTCACGGTCGGAAGAAGGGCATTTCGGAGGGCGTGGCGGAAGAGAACAGATCTCAGACCGACACCCATAGCCTTGGCCGTCCGGATATAGTCTTCCTCGAGGGTTTCGATCAGGTCGGCCTTGAGGGTCCGAACAATGATTGCCCAGTTGAAAAAGGAAAGGGTGAGCCCTGGTAGAATCAGTTGCTTCAACGCGCCCAGGAAGGCCTTTAGATCCCCGGCCAACAGGGTGTCGATCAGCAGCAGGCCTGTTACGGTCGGGGGATAGCCTAATTCGGGTGAAAGCCTCCCCATGGGGGGCGGGGCCAGGTTGAGGAGGTAAAAGAAGAAGTAGATCAGCAGAAGCCCGAACCAAAAGATGGGCATGGATACACCGATTACTGTAAAGATGCTGATCATGTGGTCAGGTAATCGGTTCCGGTAGTAACCTGCGATGATGCCGAGGGGCAGACTGATGACCACCATCAGCAGAAAGGCGAAGGTGGTCAGTTCGAAGGTCGCAGGAAAGCGGCGCAGGAGTTCCTTGCTCACCGGGCTCCCTGCCCGCCAGGAGTACCCCAGATCGCCTCTGAGCACATGTCCCACGTAGGTCAAGAATTGGATCGGGAGGGGACGGTCCAGGCCCATCATCCGGCTCAAGGCTTCAACGTTCTCTGGAGAGGAATGGGCCGGGCCGAGAATCATCAGTACGGGGTCACCCGGCAATACCCGTGTCACGATGAACATGAGCAGCAGCGCGCCGAATACCGTGGGAACGGTATATACCAGGCGCCGCAGGATATATCGACCCAGGCTCATGAATCGATTGGAACCCGTTTCTAACAGCGAAATCCTTACTATTAAAGAGCACCTTCCACCCCGGGGGAGGGGGGGAAGGTGCTCCGCATCCTTCGGTTTCTACTCGAAATAAATGGTTCGAACGTGGAACTGATCGTCCGGATTCAGACAGAAACCCTTGACCCGTTTGTTCATGGCCGTGTCGGCTATGGGCTGGAACATGAAGATCCAGAGGTCATTGTCGATCACGTACTTTTGTACTTTCCTGGCCAGGGCGTACCGGGCTTTCTTGTCCACCATGGTCGAGGCCTGCTCGATCCATGCGTCCAGTTGGGGATCCTTGATCCTGGCATAGTTGCAGAAGCTCTTGGAACCCAGCAGGAACCCGAATTGGTACCAGGGATCTGTCACGAAGGAGGTCCATGCGACCATGAATATAGGGACTTTCCCGTTCTTGAGCTTGTCGAGGAACACCGCCTGGGGCAGAACATTGATATCCATTTTCACCCCAATCTTGGACAATTCCGCCTGCCAAGTCACGGCCACTTCCTTGTTGTTGGGGATTCGGCCCTCTCCGATCTGGAAGGAGAAGGAAAGGCCGTCCTTGTATCCGGCCTTGGCCAACAGTTCCTTGGCCTTTTTCAGATCCTGCTTGTAATGGAAAAATTCGGACGTGTGCCCGGGGCTCCCCTGGGAAGCTGGGCTGGTCATCTGGATGGCCCTGCCGTAAAGGACGTTGTTGATGACCGACTTATAGGGGAAGGAGTAGGCCAGGGCCTTTCGGACCAGAGGGTTGTTGAAGGGGGGATGGTTGCGGTTCATGTCGATGTAGTTGATCTTGATGGTCGGTCGGCCGATGACCTTCAGGTTTTTCTTCTTTGACAGCAGCGCGTAGTCCTTGGAGGGGATCCACCACATGATGTCTGTTTTTCCCCGCTCCAGCAACATCGCCCTGGTCGATTCTTCGGGAATGATCTGGTAAATCACCTTCTTTATCTTCGGCTTGGGCCCCCAGTACCTTTCGAAACGCTCGAAGACTATCTCCACCCCCGGCTTGTATGATACCAGTTTGAAGGGCCCTGATCCGCAATCGTTTCTGGCCACCCACTCGTTTATCTTCCCCTCCATTACTCCGCCATGGGCCTCGACCGTTTTGGGGTCCTGTATCCCCAGGTTCAGCATCTGCAGGTAGTCCAGCAAAAGGGGGTTGGGCCCTTCCAGCTTGAAGCGGATGGTGTGCTCATCCAGGACCTCCATTCCCTTCTCGGTGATTTTTGCCAGCCACAGCACGGTCTTTGCCGCCAG
This window encodes:
- a CDS encoding ABC transporter ATP-binding protein, with amino-acid sequence MVEPLLEVKNLHTRFNTDEGTALAVKGLDLTIQEGETFGLVGESGCGKSVTALSVIRLIPDPPGRILKGRVLFRGQDLLRLSEAKMRRIRGRSISMIFQEPMTSLNPVFTIGAQMTEIIRIHRGVSKAEAKETALEMLIKVGIPDPSRKFGEYPHQISGGMRQRVMIAMALSSRPSLLIADEPTTALDVTIQAQILDLLIELKEEMGAAVLLITHDLGVIAEMASRVAVMYTGQVVEEAKVKALFRNPFHPYTQGLMASIPSITKPIQKDKHLEVIPGLVPSLFHLPEGCTFRERCPRALKKCREEPPPLIRIQEGHGVRCWLYE
- a CDS encoding ABC transporter permease, which produces MKPSEESPIDTNSLRYKFRLFMKNKPAIAGLAILAVVFVLVLFGEALAPHDPLGTCFKEKLMGPTLSHPFGTDNYGRDIMSRIFAGARYTLLSALVAVMVGILAGTPLGLVSGYFGRGIDMVFMRVADVLLAFPPLILAMAIVSGLGPSLLNAALAIGISYIPIFARMARSRAIQVKRMDYIQAAYALGSGHLRIILTDVLPNCMTPLIVQGTIYTGYGVLWVASLSFIGLGAKLPTPEWGLMIAEGRQYIINGQWWTTVFPGLFIMLGVAGCTLIGDGLREVFNPKLRLK
- a CDS encoding ABC transporter permease, translated to MSLGRYILRRLVYTVPTVFGALLLMFIVTRVLPGDPVLMILGPAHSSPENVEALSRMMGLDRPLPIQFLTYVGHVLRGDLGYSWRAGSPVSKELLRRFPATFELTTFAFLLMVVISLPLGIIAGYYRNRLPDHMISIFTVIGVSMPIFWFGLLLIYFFFYLLNLAPPPMGRLSPELGYPPTVTGLLLIDTLLAGDLKAFLGALKQLILPGLTLSFFNWAIIVRTLKADLIETLEEDYIRTAKAMGVGLRSVLFRHALRNALLPTVTMAGAIYGGLLGGSVLTEVIFAWPGVGSFAVESIQYLDYAGLQGFILFYVLIFAVINLIVDISYRLIDPRVQLE
- a CDS encoding dipeptide ABC transporter ATP-binding protein, whose protein sequence is MNRDALLKIEELKKYFPIGGGFFRKPKHFVKAVDGVSLTIRRGETFGLVGESGCGKTTIGRCILRLEEPTGGRILFEGRDIAGLNRSEMRTIRRDMQIIFQDPYSSLNPRKTVGRIIGEAFAVHGLYSRDERKKRREELAALVGLRPEHVYRYPHEFSGGQRQRVCVARALALSPKLIIADEPVSALDVSIQAQILNLLLDLQSRFSLTYLFISHDLSVVRHICDRVAVMYLGRIVELADRNALFTRPGHPYTRALLSAVPKPDPFVPRKPRGIRGEVPSQVNPPGGCAFHPRCSDALPQCSEIRPELIEIEPGHWAACHRV
- a CDS encoding ABC transporter substrate-binding protein — encoded protein: MRFSIKSTALALTLTILLGVGVAIPSVKAKDTLRVAFITDARTFDPATITRDYTGYAAVGAMYDFLVQYERVPQPDGTVKVDTTKVVPMLAERWEHNADMSEWTFYLRKDAVFHSGNPVNAQAVKYTFTRYRKTKLAAKTVLWLAKITEKGMEVLDEHTIRFKLEGPNPLLLDYLQMLNLGIQDPKTVEAHGGVMEGKINEWVARNDCGSGPFKLVSYKPGVEIVFERFERYWGPKPKIKKVIYQIIPEESTRAMLLERGKTDIMWWIPSKDYALLSKKKNLKVIGRPTIKINYIDMNRNHPPFNNPLVRKALAYSFPYKSVINNVLYGRAIQMTSPASQGSPGHTSEFFHYKQDLKKAKELLAKAGYKDGLSFSFQIGEGRIPNNKEVAVTWQAELSKIGVKMDINVLPQAVFLDKLKNGKVPIFMVAWTSFVTDPWYQFGFLLGSKSFCNYARIKDPQLDAWIEQASTMVDKKARYALARKVQKYVIDNDLWIFMFQPIADTAMNKRVKGFCLNPDDQFHVRTIYFE